One window of Leopardus geoffroyi isolate Oge1 chromosome B3, O.geoffroyi_Oge1_pat1.0, whole genome shotgun sequence genomic DNA carries:
- the PCLAF gene encoding PCNA-associated factor isoform X2 has translation MVRTKADSVPGTYRKVVASRAPRKVLGSSTSASNSASLSSRKVENKYAGGNPVCVRPTPKWQKGIGEFFGLSPKDSDKENRIPEEAGSSGLGKAKRKKTQ, from the exons ATGGTGCGGACTAAAGCGGACAGTGTCCCAGGCACCTACAGAAAAG TGGTGGCTTCTCGAGCCCCCAGGAAGGTGCTTGGTTCCTCCACTTCTGCCAGTAATTCCGCATCACTTTCGTCGAGGAAAG ttgaaAATAAGTATGCCGGAGGGAATCCAGTTTGTGTGCGCCCAACTCCCAAGTGGCAAAAAGGAATCGGAGAATTCTTTGGGCTGTCCCCTAAAGATTCTGACAAAGAGAATCGAATTCCTGAAGAGGCAGGAAGCAGTGGCttaggaaaagcaaaaagaaa